In a genomic window of Bacteroidales bacterium:
- a CDS encoding DUF6125 family protein encodes MDGNYQTQDSLNKEQKARLLMDFFHRIMMHHAMWFAEVRHQYGRDKAFEVLKEAYSRSSGIQLSRLAKTLGFEMKDNIPGPLLDLPEEKMDKLIESVAINWLANDGIWFQAVEFSHGQFDAKRCNDTCWAHFSPFEAWSIMNFLNLPENPGLEGLKTALQFRLYATINKQSIVEETPASFVFRMNECRVQAARKHKGLEDYPCKSGGLVEYTTFAQTINPLIKTGCISCPPDPHPEGYFCAWRFYL; translated from the coding sequence ATGGACGGCAATTATCAAACACAAGACAGCCTGAACAAAGAACAGAAGGCCCGTTTGCTAATGGACTTTTTTCACCGGATCATGATGCATCATGCCATGTGGTTTGCAGAAGTCCGGCATCAGTATGGGCGCGACAAAGCATTTGAAGTGCTGAAAGAAGCCTATTCAAGAAGTTCCGGCATCCAGCTCAGCCGTCTGGCCAAGACCCTCGGTTTTGAGATGAAAGACAATATTCCCGGCCCATTACTCGATCTTCCGGAAGAAAAGATGGATAAACTGATCGAAAGCGTGGCCATAAACTGGCTGGCTAACGATGGTATCTGGTTCCAGGCGGTTGAGTTCAGCCATGGTCAGTTCGATGCCAAACGTTGCAACGACACATGCTGGGCACATTTCTCACCCTTCGAGGCCTGGTCAATAATGAATTTTCTCAATTTACCCGAAAACCCCGGGCTGGAAGGACTGAAAACAGCATTGCAGTTCAGGCTTTATGCCACCATCAACAAGCAATCAATTGTTGAAGAAACACCCGCCAGTTTTGTATTCCGGATGAATGAATGCCGCGTCCAGGCAGCCCGTAAGCACAAAGGGCTCGAGGATTATCCCTGTAAATCCGGCGGTTTGGTTGAATACACGACTTTTGCACAGACTATCAATCCGCTGATAAAGACCGGGTGTATTTCCTGCCCGCCTGATCCGCATCCTGAAGGGTATTTTTGCGCATGGAGGTTCTATCTGTAG